AAGAGCGCGACGTTGGCCACCTCTTCGGGCTTGCCCATGCGGCCGAGGGCGGCGTGCTGCTCCATGTAGGTCATGAACTCTGGCGCCGTGGCGAGCGGATCCGTCATGGCGGTCTTGATCCAGCCGGGGTTGATGCAGTTGACGCGGACGCCGCGCAGGCCGTAGTTCGTCGCGAAGTGCTTCGTCAGTCCGACGACGCCGTGCTTTGCGGCGGTATAGCCATCGGCGGGCGGCATGGGGATCGAGATCAGCCCGAGCATCGACGACATGTTGACGATCGAGCCGCCGCCGCGCGCGGCCATCGCCTCGGCGCCGTGGAGGAGGCCGTAGTAGACGCCACTGAGGTTGATCGCGATCATCTTGTCCCACGGCACGCCGCCGCCGACGCCGGCGTTGTTCACCAGGATGTCGATCGTGCCGAACTCGTCGATGGTGTGCTGGAGCGCGGCTTTCACCTGCGCTTCGTCCGACGTATCGGTGCGGTCGGCGATCGCGGCGCCGCCGACGTCGGCGGCCGCGGCGGCGACGTCCTTCGCGGCGTCCTCGTTGATGTCGGAGACGGCGACTCGGGCGCCTTCCGATGCGAAGCGCAAGCAGATCGCGCGGCCGATCCCGGAACCGCCGCCGGTGACGAGTGCGACCTTGCCGGCGAGCCTATCGTTCATGTTCGTACTCCGTTCTTACTGGTCTCTGGAGGATGACACGCGAAGGCGCGACTCGCCACGATGAGCGCAGTCGCATAACGCGCATCGGGCGCGCCGGGCTCAATCTCCGGGGACCACGACAAAGACGCGGATGGGGTCGG
The window above is part of the Dehalococcoidia bacterium genome. Proteins encoded here:
- a CDS encoding glucose 1-dehydrogenase, producing the protein MNDRLAGKVALVTGGGSGIGRAICLRFASEGARVAVSDINEDAAKDVAAAAADVGGAAIADRTDTSDEAQVKAALQHTIDEFGTIDILVNNAGVGGGVPWDKMIAINLSGVYYGLLHGAEAMAARGGGSIVNMSSMLGLISIPMPPADGYTAAKHGVVGLTKHFATNYGLRGVRVNCINPGWIKTAMTDPLATAPEFMTYMEQHAALGRMGKPEEVANVALFLASDEASFVTGASFVVDGGWTAR